DNA sequence from the Streptomyces cinnabarinus genome:
CGTCCACGGCCCGCACGATCCGCGCCACCGCCGCGAACATCTCCTCGGCCGGAGTCCGCCCGTCCTCGTACCCGAGCGAGGCGGCGACCCCGGCGCTGGGCGTGGCGAGCGCCGGATACCCGGCCGCCTCCAGGGCCCGCGCGCTCGCCGCGTCCCAGGGGCCGGGCAGGATCAGCGGGTCGTCCGGGGCCGGGCGCCGGTGCAGCGCCCGGAACACCTCGACCCGGTCGGTCATCGCCGGCCCGCCTGGTAGTGGCCCGGCGTCATCCGGCAGGTCACCCCGAACCGGTTCCAGGCGTTGATCACCGTGATCGCGGCGAGCAACTGGGCCAGCTCGGCCTCCTGGAACTGAGCCGCCGCCTTCGCGTACACCTCGTCCGGCACGAAACCGTCCGTGAGCACGGTGACCGCCTCGGTCAGGGCGATCGCCGCCAGCTCCTTCTCGGTGTAGAAGTGCGCCGACTCCTCCCACGCGGAGAGCTGGATGATCCGCTCCACGCTCTCACCGGCCGCGATCGCGTCCTTGGTGTGCATGTCCAGGCAGAACGCGCAGTGGTTGAGCTGCGAGGCCCGGATCTTCACCAGCTCCAGCAGCTTCGGGTCCAGGCCCCGCCGCGCGGCCGCGTCCAGCCGGACCATGGCCTTGTAGACATCGGGCACATGCTCGGCCCAGTTCAACCGGGGCGCGTGCTCAGGGGCGTACTCGACAGGGGCGGTGTGATCACTGGTCATCGTCATGCCCTCGACCCTACGAAGACAAAGGCCCAGGAGTATGGTCCATTTCCATGGCAGATACGTGGGCCACTTCAGGAGCCCTGGGCATCGACCTTCACCTGGAACCGGCCGCCGGACCAGGACTGCGCCGGGGCCTGACGGACGCCCTGCGCGAGGCGGTCCGCACCGGCCGGCTCGCCCCCGGCACCCGGCTGCCGTCCTCCCGCTCCCTCGCCGCCGACCTCGGCATCGCCCGCAACACCGTCGCCGACGCCTACGCCGACCTGGTCGCCGAAGGCTGGCTCACCGCCCGCCAGGGCTCGGGCACCCGAGTCGCCGAGGGCCGCTCGGCACCCCCCACCGCCACCGCCCCCACTCCCCGGGCCCGCCACCGCCCTGCCCACGACCTCACCGCGGGCACCCCCGACCTCGCCGCCTTCCCCCGCGCCGAGTGGCTCAAGGCGGCCCGCCGCGCCCTGAACACGGCCCCCTACGACGTCCTCGGCTACGGCGACCCGCGCGGCCGGATCGAACTGCGCACCGCCCTCGCGAGCTATCTCTCCCGGGCCCGGGGCGTCCGCGCCGACCCCGAACGCATCGTCATCTGCTCCGGGTTCGCCCACGGCCTGCGCCTCCTCGGCACCGTCCTGCGCTCCCACGGCGCCCGGACCGTCGCCGTCGAGTCCTACGGGCTGCCCGATCACCGCAAGGTGCTCGCCGGGACCGGCCTGACGACCGCTCCCCTCCCCTTCGACGAACTCGGCACCGACCCGGAACAGCTGCGGGACGCCGGAGCCGTACTGCTCACGCCCGCCCACCAGTTCCCCATGGGTGCCGTCCTGCACCGCACCCGGCGCGCCGCCGTCGTGGACTGGGCACGCCGCACCGGCGGCCTGATCCTGGAGGACGACTACGACGGCGAGTTCCGCTACGACCGCCAGCCGGTCGGCGCACTCCAGGGCCTGGACCCCGATCACGTCGTCCACCTCGGCACCGCGAGCAAATCCCTCGCCCCCGGCCTGCGCCTGGCCTGGCTGGTCCTGCCGCCCGCCCTGGTGGAGGCGGTGACGGCGGCCAAGGGCGACGTGGACACCTGCGGAGTCATCGACCAGCTGACCCTGGCCGAGTTCCTCACCCACGGCGCCTACGACCGCCATGTCCGCGCCTCCCGGCTGCGGTACCGCCGACGCCGGGACGCCCTGGTCACCGCCCTCGCCGAGCGCGCCCCGGACGTCCAGGTCACCGGCATCGCCGCCGGATTGCACGCCGTCCTGTGCCTGCCGCCCGGCACCGAGGCGACCGTCGTCCAGGCCGCCCACTGGCAGGGCCTGTCCCTGCACGGCCTCACCTACTTCCGCCACGAACAGGCACGGGCCGAACCCCTCGACGCCCTGGTCGTCGGCTACGCCACACCCCCGGACCACGCGTGGGCGGGGGCCCTCGAAGCCCTGTGCAGGGTGCTGCCGTAAGGTGATCGCCCAGCCGAGGGACACGGGGAGAGACGGGACATGGCTCAGACGAAGCGCCGACTGCGGTCCAGCACGGTCGTGCTCGGCGGTATGGGAGTCGTCGCGGCGACCCTGACCTCCTGCGGCTCCGAGCCCGACCGCCGCTGCGTCGACCGGGACAGCTACACCTGGGACGGCTACAAGGTCGTGGCCGACAAGAACTGCAAGTCGGGCTCCTCGGGCTCCTCCTCGGGCAGGAGCGGCAAGGGCAAGAAGACCTCGGGCAAGGGCGGCACCGACGCCGCCTGGTACTACGACGCCGAAGTCGAGGGCGGCTACGCCGACTACGGCACCTTCAGCCGCGGCGAGGCCGTCGACCGAGGCGGCTTCGGCTGCTCGGGCTCCGGCAGCGGCGGCGGCTGAGAACCCCCGGACGCATCGCATGGAACGCCGCACCATCACCCCTCGCCCCGACTGGCAACGCACCGTCGAGGAACAGGGGTTGATCTACCCCCTCACCCGCTACCCCGACGACTCCCTGCGCCCGTACTGGGACGAGAGCGCCTACTACGTCTTCTCCCTGGAGGAGGTCGAGGCGCTGGAGGAGGTGGTCGAGGAACTCCACCGCATGTGCCTCGGTGCCGCGGACCACATCGTCACCTCCGGCCGCTTCGCCGACCTCGGCATCACCGACCCGCGCGTGGTCGCCGCGGTCACCGAGGCCTGGCAGCGCCGCGCCGAACTCCCTTCCGTCTACGGCCGTTTCGACCTGCGCTATGACGGCCGCGGCCCGGCGAAGCTCCTGGAGTACAACGCCGACACCCCCACCTCCCTCGTCGAGGCGGCCTCCCCGCAGTGGTTCTGGATGGAGGAGCGCTTCCCCGGCGCCGACCAGTGGAACTCCCTCCACGAACGCCTGGTCGACGCCTGGAAGAAGCAGTCCGCCCTGCTCCCGCCCGGCAGCCCCCTGTACTTCGCGCACTCCTCCGCCGACGAACTCGGCGAGGACCTCATGACGGTCGCCTACCTCAAGGAGACCGCCGAGCAGGCCGGCCTGGACACCGACTGGATCTCCATGGAGGAGATCGGCTGGGACCGGCTCTCCGGCCGCTTCGTCGACAACCGGCTCCGCTTCATCCGCAGCTGCTTCAAGCTCTACCCCTGGGAGTGGCTCACCACCGACCGCTTCGCCGACCATGTCCTGGACACCCTCGACAACGGCGGCGGCACCGGGTCCACCCTGTGGATCGAACCGGCGTGGAAGATGCTCCTGTCCAACAAGGCCCTCCTG
Encoded proteins:
- a CDS encoding carboxymuconolactone decarboxylase family protein, whose translation is MTSDHTAPVEYAPEHAPRLNWAEHVPDVYKAMVRLDAAARRGLDPKLLELVKIRASQLNHCAFCLDMHTKDAIAAGESVERIIQLSAWEESAHFYTEKELAAIALTEAVTVLTDGFVPDEVYAKAAAQFQEAELAQLLAAITVINAWNRFGVTCRMTPGHYQAGRR
- a CDS encoding PLP-dependent aminotransferase family protein; amino-acid sequence: MADTWATSGALGIDLHLEPAAGPGLRRGLTDALREAVRTGRLAPGTRLPSSRSLAADLGIARNTVADAYADLVAEGWLTARQGSGTRVAEGRSAPPTATAPTPRARHRPAHDLTAGTPDLAAFPRAEWLKAARRALNTAPYDVLGYGDPRGRIELRTALASYLSRARGVRADPERIVICSGFAHGLRLLGTVLRSHGARTVAVESYGLPDHRKVLAGTGLTTAPLPFDELGTDPEQLRDAGAVLLTPAHQFPMGAVLHRTRRAAVVDWARRTGGLILEDDYDGEFRYDRQPVGALQGLDPDHVVHLGTASKSLAPGLRLAWLVLPPALVEAVTAAKGDVDTCGVIDQLTLAEFLTHGAYDRHVRASRLRYRRRRDALVTALAERAPDVQVTGIAAGLHAVLCLPPGTEATVVQAAHWQGLSLHGLTYFRHEQARAEPLDALVVGYATPPDHAWAGALEALCRVLP
- a CDS encoding glutathionylspermidine synthase family protein, whose amino-acid sequence is MERRTITPRPDWQRTVEEQGLIYPLTRYPDDSLRPYWDESAYYVFSLEEVEALEEVVEELHRMCLGAADHIVTSGRFADLGITDPRVVAAVTEAWQRRAELPSVYGRFDLRYDGRGPAKLLEYNADTPTSLVEAASPQWFWMEERFPGADQWNSLHERLVDAWKKQSALLPPGSPLYFAHSSADELGEDLMTVAYLKETAEQAGLDTDWISMEEIGWDRLSGRFVDNRLRFIRSCFKLYPWEWLTTDRFADHVLDTLDNGGGTGSTLWIEPAWKMLLSNKALLAILWELYPGHPNLLPAHLDGPRELARTTGYVAKPLLGREGAGVTVHEPGVDPVVREEPCCYQELAPLPDFDGNRVVLGAWVVEDESAGLGIRESAGLITDEYARFLPHVIL